In Prosthecobacter sp. SYSU 5D2, the following proteins share a genomic window:
- a CDS encoding MotA/TolQ/ExbB proton channel family protein — protein MPPLPLANAVIKLIHDGGPIMYPILVVAAFAVCVLVERVFWWLRFSARCSARQREQVYAALEAGDQAKAISLSEKTTDPVVRMIHHGLKHQHSSMQGALEVAAGHELQNAGRFLGAMDTIVTLGPLLGLLGTVTGIMGSFSSIGDSELAVEKVTGGIGEALIATAAGLLIAIATLVPMNYFHSRLAKLQFDLEAAANNVLILAAQHGFDQVSAKKH, from the coding sequence ATGCCCCCGCTCCCCCTCGCCAACGCCGTCATCAAACTCATCCACGATGGCGGCCCCATCATGTATCCCATCCTGGTGGTGGCAGCCTTTGCCGTCTGCGTCCTGGTGGAGCGTGTGTTCTGGTGGCTGCGTTTCAGCGCCCGTTGCAGCGCCCGCCAGCGAGAGCAGGTGTATGCCGCGCTGGAGGCCGGGGACCAGGCCAAGGCCATCTCCCTCTCTGAAAAAACCACCGATCCTGTCGTGCGCATGATCCATCACGGCCTCAAGCACCAGCACAGCTCCATGCAGGGCGCGCTGGAGGTGGCCGCCGGGCATGAGCTGCAGAATGCAGGCCGCTTCCTCGGGGCCATGGATACCATCGTCACCCTCGGCCCGCTCCTCGGCCTTCTCGGCACCGTCACCGGCATCATGGGCTCCTTCTCCTCCATCGGGGATTCCGAGCTCGCCGTGGAAAAGGTCACCGGCGGCATCGGCGAGGCGCTCATCGCCACCGCTGCCGGCCTGCTCATCGCCATCGCCACCCTGGTGCCCATGAACTACTTCCACAGCCGTCTGGCCAAGCTCCAGTTCGACCTCGAAGCCGCTGCGAACAACGTCCTCATCCTGGCCGCCCAGCACGGCTTTGACCAGGTGAGCGCCAAAAAGCATTGA
- a CDS encoding TonB family protein, producing the protein MSQMALIGSPALSLPRQETSAVSARASTTWRFCPREDSLCGVAWLVAIAGSFLLIGLIGMLRFEVPMVITLSGAAGMGASEVASQDTTMAELQAMEEAPEVVSNEMETPEILEVPEIVEVTPEMLDLPELTEALITEDLFTVQAAPVIETVLKVVDPAKPKPKPQPTVAKAAPRRATSTVAAPGGTQGSGGGGGGNGAVGSGGKGKFPAPPYPSFARSRGIKGSVTLTIRVSPSGSVDSVSVSSGTGFSELDNYAASWVRNNWRFPTGTVRSFRLPIAFKLR; encoded by the coding sequence ATGTCACAAATGGCCCTCATCGGATCTCCAGCTCTGAGCCTTCCCCGCCAGGAAACCAGTGCCGTGTCCGCCCGTGCCAGCACCACCTGGAGATTCTGCCCCAGGGAAGACAGCCTCTGCGGCGTCGCCTGGCTCGTTGCCATTGCGGGTTCGTTTTTGCTCATCGGTCTCATTGGCATGCTGCGGTTTGAAGTGCCCATGGTCATCACCCTTTCCGGTGCCGCCGGCATGGGTGCCAGCGAGGTGGCCAGCCAGGACACGACGATGGCAGAGCTGCAGGCCATGGAAGAAGCACCGGAAGTGGTCAGCAATGAAATGGAGACCCCGGAGATCCTCGAGGTGCCGGAGATCGTCGAGGTCACGCCCGAGATGCTGGACCTGCCGGAGCTGACGGAAGCCCTCATCACCGAGGACCTTTTCACCGTCCAGGCCGCGCCAGTTATCGAGACGGTGCTGAAGGTGGTGGATCCTGCGAAGCCCAAGCCTAAACCCCAGCCCACCGTGGCCAAGGCCGCTCCCCGCAGGGCCACCAGCACGGTCGCAGCCCCAGGTGGCACCCAGGGCAGCGGTGGCGGCGGCGGTGGCAATGGAGCCGTGGGCTCCGGTGGCAAAGGCAAATTCCCCGCACCTCCCTATCCTTCCTTCGCCCGCTCGCGCGGTATCAAAGGCTCAGTCACCCTCACCATCCGCGTCAGCCCCTCCGGATCGGTGGACAGCGTCAGCGTCTCCAGCGGCACCGGCTTTTCGGAGCTGGACAACTACGCCGCCTCCTGGGTGCGCAACAACTGGCGCTTCCCCACCGGCACCGTCCGCAGCTTCCGCCTGCCCATTGCCTTTAAACTGCGCTGA
- a CDS encoding cation:proton antiporter: MDTYILSLAIIGFIGLAVSWVPTLAQFLKISYSIVFLLFGVVVYSLTDIFPWPSPLRNESFTVHLSELIVIIALMGTGLKIDRGFNFRNWNVPFRLISVAMLLSIGSLAFLGYWWAGLPLASALLLAASLAPTDPVLAADVQVDEPNKGTEDPTRFSLTAEAGLNDGMAFPFVWMAVAMAAAAQTGDPWFGKWLVYDLLYRVAAGVAMGYGTGKAVIYLFFHLPAHHKLLKVREGMVAVSATLLVYGLTELAQGYGFIAVFIAAITIRNHELKHQYHSTLHTFIDQVERILLSVILVLFGGSLATGILAPLTWEMALLGLGFVFVLRPLSGFISLIGTGMNLPHKFAVSFFGIRGVGSFFYLSFGLKEAEFENAPQLWALTAFIVLVSIIVHGSTAPVIIQRVRQPKVVSSGG, encoded by the coding sequence ATGGATACTTACATCTTAAGCCTTGCCATCATCGGGTTCATCGGCCTGGCCGTGTCATGGGTGCCGACGCTGGCGCAGTTTTTGAAGATATCCTATTCTATCGTTTTTTTGCTTTTCGGCGTCGTGGTTTACAGCCTGACGGACATCTTTCCGTGGCCCAGCCCGCTTCGTAATGAAAGCTTCACGGTTCATCTCTCCGAGCTGATCGTCATTATCGCCCTGATGGGCACGGGTTTGAAAATTGACCGGGGGTTTAACTTTCGTAACTGGAATGTGCCCTTCCGGCTCATCTCCGTTGCCATGCTGCTGAGCATCGGCAGCCTTGCCTTTTTGGGTTACTGGTGGGCTGGCCTGCCTTTGGCTTCGGCCCTCCTGCTTGCAGCCTCACTGGCTCCTACAGATCCCGTCCTTGCCGCCGATGTACAAGTGGATGAGCCGAACAAAGGAACGGAAGACCCAACGCGTTTTTCCTTAACAGCAGAGGCCGGGCTCAATGATGGCATGGCATTCCCTTTCGTCTGGATGGCGGTGGCCATGGCTGCCGCCGCACAGACCGGTGATCCATGGTTTGGCAAATGGTTGGTGTATGATTTGTTATACCGTGTCGCGGCAGGAGTCGCGATGGGCTATGGGACGGGCAAGGCGGTGATTTATCTGTTCTTCCATTTGCCGGCGCATCACAAGCTTTTGAAAGTGCGGGAAGGCATGGTCGCCGTATCCGCCACTTTGCTGGTGTATGGCCTCACCGAACTGGCTCAGGGTTATGGATTCATCGCCGTATTTATTGCCGCGATCACCATTCGTAATCACGAGCTGAAACATCAATATCACTCGACCCTGCACACCTTCATTGATCAGGTCGAAAGAATCCTGCTCTCGGTCATCCTTGTCCTTTTCGGTGGCAGCCTCGCCACCGGCATCCTGGCTCCGCTGACCTGGGAAATGGCGCTGCTTGGCCTGGGTTTTGTGTTTGTCTTGCGCCCGCTCTCCGGCTTCATTTCGCTTATCGGCACAGGCATGAATCTCCCACACAAATTCGCCGTCAGTTTTTTCGGCATCCGCGGGGTCGGCTCATTCTTCTACCTTTCCTTTGGCCTCAAAGAAGCCGAGTTTGAAAACGCGCCGCAACTCTGGGCGCTCACCGCTTTCATCGTGCTCGTCTCCATCATCGTTCACGGCAGCACGGCCCCCGTCATCATTCAGCGGGTGCGTCAGCCAAAGGTGGTTTCATCCGGTGGGTAG
- a CDS encoding phospholipase D-like domain-containing protein, giving the protein MPRLFLLTLFCLPLLSSCVAVGFQSVSKSPPPVRTPAFAAELAQVVKTPWTDGNAIRTLENGGNYFPAMLRAMGQAQKTITFESYVCVDSEPTQKFTQMFVERARAGVQVHVILDAFGCSKYGDAHLQAMRDAGVQLHLYRPMNLFMPWRFLHRTHRRVLVADGKIGFMGGAGWAYCWDGHAENVHRWRDTQYELRGPVVAQLQDHFNDNWQELTGHRLTGPDYYPPLPTAGKLKAQMAMGSPEKLGDTLGSSYLLAFRAAQDSIIIAHAYFIPNRPLRVALLEAMKRGVKVQIIIPGKHIDFPASRSVNTRYLRTLVAAGAELYEFQPTMTHGKLVVVDGHLSIAGSTNLDQRSFFINDENNLNVLDDAFSARQLDMIRRDREQSKRLHRPDLNLSLGRWFQGAFCRLFEYQM; this is encoded by the coding sequence GTGCCCAGACTGTTCCTTTTAACCCTCTTCTGCCTGCCGCTGCTCAGTTCCTGTGTGGCGGTCGGTTTTCAGAGCGTCTCCAAATCACCGCCGCCGGTGCGCACGCCTGCCTTTGCGGCGGAGCTCGCCCAGGTGGTCAAAACTCCGTGGACGGACGGCAATGCCATCCGCACATTGGAAAATGGTGGTAACTACTTTCCCGCCATGCTCCGGGCCATGGGCCAGGCGCAGAAGACCATCACTTTTGAATCCTATGTCTGCGTGGACAGCGAGCCTACGCAGAAGTTCACCCAGATGTTTGTGGAGCGTGCCCGTGCCGGTGTGCAGGTGCATGTCATCCTGGATGCCTTTGGCTGCTCCAAGTATGGCGATGCGCATCTGCAGGCCATGCGCGATGCCGGCGTGCAGCTTCATCTTTACCGGCCCATGAACCTCTTCATGCCCTGGCGCTTCCTCCATCGCACGCATCGCCGTGTGCTGGTGGCCGATGGAAAAATTGGTTTCATGGGCGGCGCGGGCTGGGCCTATTGCTGGGATGGCCATGCCGAAAACGTCCACCGCTGGCGGGATACCCAGTATGAGCTGCGCGGCCCCGTCGTGGCCCAGCTTCAGGATCATTTTAATGACAACTGGCAGGAGCTCACCGGCCACAGGCTGACCGGCCCGGACTATTATCCGCCGCTCCCCACCGCCGGAAAACTGAAAGCCCAGATGGCCATGGGTTCCCCTGAAAAACTGGGCGATACCCTCGGCAGCAGCTACCTCCTGGCCTTCCGCGCCGCGCAGGATTCCATCATCATCGCTCATGCCTACTTCATCCCCAACCGCCCGCTGCGGGTGGCGCTGCTGGAGGCCATGAAACGCGGCGTCAAAGTGCAGATCATCATTCCAGGGAAGCACATTGATTTTCCCGCCTCACGCTCCGTCAATACCCGCTACCTGCGCACCCTGGTGGCGGCCGGTGCGGAGCTGTATGAATTCCAGCCCACCATGACCCATGGCAAGCTCGTCGTGGTGGACGGCCACCTCAGCATCGCCGGGTCCACCAACCTGGACCAGCGCTCCTTTTTCATCAATGACGAGAACAACCTCAATGTCCTGGACGATGCCTTCAGCGCCCGCCAGCTCGATATGATCCGACGTGACCGCGAACAGAGCAAACGCCTGCACCGGCCGGATCTGAACTTGTCGTTAGGCCGCTGGTTCCAGGGCGCCTTCTGCCGCCTCTTCGAGTACCAGATGTAG
- a CDS encoding PEP-CTERM sorting domain-containing protein (PEP-CTERM proteins occur, often in large numbers, in the proteomes of bacteria that also encode an exosortase, a predicted intramembrane cysteine proteinase. The presence of a PEP-CTERM domain at a protein's C-terminus predicts cleavage within the sorting domain, followed by covalent anchoring to some some component of the (usually Gram-negative) cell surface. Many PEP-CTERM proteins exhibit an unusual sequence composition that includes large numbers of potential glycosylation sites. Expression of one such protein has been shown restore the ability of a bacterium to form floc, a type of biofilm.) translates to MKLIPFSLKCLLGLLIATGLGQVAQCQTATWNNTGTGAWQEPTNWTWSGATPYPSLPTTTTPVLLNNGGTITVQDTSQSAAAFSINSGTLEVTKASSGGMLTVTGTFYIADAAGSTGSVLLDGAGSVINKTTSGQTMIAARGNGSLTVSNGGKFTTTITTHVGRYAGSNGLLNVKSGGEMAVGTLLMGYQGAATVLVENGGLVKTAGAYVAGYGQDLNRNAGTANVTVTGTGSKWTATSFYVGHSGVGSLVVNDSGVVENSSTAYIGFYNGAEGASPAPIYGTGTATIETGGAWRSTGALSIGTGGSTGTLNVATAGLMQVGAAGAGTITLGAGGAVNIGADPLLADAVPAAPGIISAATLTSTAAGRALTLFHSDVSGGYYLTKTGAAAGAHVALAGGLALNALAGTTTLVAGNTFTGGSSIGGYTGTEARLIINHEGALGSGPVVVKNNGVLEVAGSLAPITLQGLTLEAGSALAFDAHPSGGSSDLVFTLENNLSLVAGETEKITIHVGNAAAITDPELYDWAFLEVGGDITGDVASLFEVVSDLPGMYVFQRDGFLVLGAAVIPEPGRAVLLLAGFMGLGLRRRSARVPWH, encoded by the coding sequence ATGAAGTTGATTCCCTTTTCCCTCAAATGCCTCTTGGGTCTCCTTATCGCCACAGGTCTGGGACAAGTGGCTCAATGCCAGACTGCCACCTGGAATAACACCGGCACCGGGGCCTGGCAGGAGCCCACCAACTGGACCTGGAGCGGGGCGACCCCTTACCCATCCCTCCCCACGACAACGACACCGGTATTATTGAATAACGGCGGTACCATCACGGTGCAGGACACCTCCCAGTCTGCCGCTGCCTTCAGCATCAACAGTGGTACGCTGGAAGTCACCAAAGCCTCCTCCGGCGGTATGCTCACAGTTACCGGCACCTTTTACATCGCTGACGCTGCAGGCTCAACCGGCTCCGTCCTGCTGGACGGCGCTGGCAGCGTGATCAATAAAACCACCAGCGGCCAGACCATGATCGCTGCCCGGGGGAATGGCAGCCTGACCGTCAGCAACGGGGGCAAATTCACCACCACCATCACCACCCACGTCGGCCGGTATGCCGGCTCAAACGGCCTGCTCAATGTGAAAAGCGGCGGCGAGATGGCCGTCGGGACCCTGCTCATGGGCTATCAGGGGGCCGCGACGGTACTGGTGGAAAACGGCGGTCTCGTGAAGACTGCGGGCGCCTACGTCGCCGGTTACGGCCAGGATCTTAATCGCAACGCAGGCACTGCCAATGTCACCGTCACCGGCACGGGCAGCAAGTGGACGGCGACGAGCTTTTATGTCGGTCATTCCGGCGTGGGCAGCCTGGTCGTCAACGATTCCGGCGTGGTGGAAAACAGCAGCACGGCATACATCGGTTTTTATAACGGCGCTGAGGGGGCATCCCCCGCGCCGATTTATGGCACCGGTACGGCCACCATTGAGACGGGCGGCGCATGGCGCAGCACCGGAGCTCTGTCCATCGGCACGGGTGGCAGCACCGGCACGTTGAACGTGGCCACCGCCGGTCTCATGCAGGTGGGGGCTGCCGGAGCAGGCACCATCACCCTGGGCGCTGGCGGCGCGGTGAACATCGGTGCGGATCCACTGCTGGCAGATGCCGTGCCTGCCGCACCCGGCATCATCTCTGCGGCCACCCTCACCAGCACCGCTGCCGGCCGTGCGCTCACACTTTTTCACTCGGATGTCAGTGGCGGTTATTACCTGACTAAAACCGGGGCCGCCGCCGGTGCCCACGTGGCTTTGGCCGGTGGCTTGGCATTGAATGCCCTGGCCGGAACCACCACCCTTGTCGCTGGCAATACCTTCACCGGGGGCAGCAGCATTGGCGGTTATACCGGTACCGAAGCACGTCTCATCATCAATCACGAGGGCGCTTTGGGCAGCGGCCCTGTGGTGGTGAAAAACAACGGCGTCCTTGAAGTGGCCGGTTCACTGGCCCCCATCACCCTGCAAGGCCTCACGCTGGAAGCCGGCAGCGCCCTGGCCTTTGATGCCCATCCCTCCGGCGGCTCCTCAGACCTGGTGTTTACCCTTGAAAACAACCTCTCATTGGTGGCCGGAGAGACAGAGAAAATCACCATCCATGTCGGCAATGCTGCGGCCATCACCGACCCTGAGCTTTACGACTGGGCCTTTTTGGAAGTCGGTGGCGACATCACCGGGGACGTCGCCAGCCTCTTTGAGGTCGTCTCAGACCTGCCAGGCATGTATGTGTTTCAACGGGATGGATTCCTGGTGCTCGGCGCGGCGGTCATTCCAGAACCAGGGCGTGCCGTCCTCCTGCTGGCAGGCTTCATGGGGCTGGGGTTGCGCCGTCGCAGTGCCCGCGTGCCCTGGCATTGA
- a CDS encoding PEP-CTERM sorting domain-containing protein (PEP-CTERM proteins occur, often in large numbers, in the proteomes of bacteria that also encode an exosortase, a predicted intramembrane cysteine proteinase. The presence of a PEP-CTERM domain at a protein's C-terminus predicts cleavage within the sorting domain, followed by covalent anchoring to some some component of the (usually Gram-negative) cell surface. Many PEP-CTERM proteins exhibit an unusual sequence composition that includes large numbers of potential glycosylation sites. Expression of one such protein has been shown restore the ability of a bacterium to form floc, a type of biofilm.), translated as MKSPFLRQFYSASCLILASSTLLTAQTATWQDAAPGNWEEPANWSWTGTIPPTSLPDTATTVLINAGTAVVQDTTQSAGVLTMNTARIEITKGSTGGVLGVSGTFHIGSLAARTGSVLVDGLGSILNKTGNAQMHIGSAGTGSMVVSNEGRVNVVGTTHVGLGSSSGATGVGTLTVNTAGRYVSSSTFILGYRGNGTLNVESAGYVKTGSSYIGGFGQDANRRGGTGTVNVTGEGSRWEATVLYVGHSGTGTMNIENSGVVASTSTAAIGHFNGGVSSSAPVGTVPTPPIYGTGTVNIRTGGLWQSTASITIGGNGGTGTMNLASAGSVLVNSGNGTITLGDQGSLNIGADPLLPEAFPAAPGIVNAATITGATDRAVTLFHTDMTGAYHLTKTGAAAGAHVTLAGSMKLNALAGTTTLIGANTLTGGSSIGGYTGTEARLILSHATALGSGPVLVQNNGTLEVAAGVATTTLSSLTLQGGSALAFDAHPVGGTDAPKFEISTMLSLVTNPEEKITIYLNNAAAITDPELYDWAFLKTTGGITGYDPDLFEVISDVPDFYVFERDGFLVLGMAVIPEPGRAVLLLGGLMGLGSRRRR; from the coding sequence TCCGCCGACCTCCCTGCCGGATACGGCAACGACGGTGCTCATCAACGCTGGCACGGCGGTGGTGCAGGACACTACCCAGTCGGCAGGCGTTCTGACCATGAACACCGCCCGGATAGAAATCACCAAAGGCAGCACGGGCGGTGTGCTTGGAGTATCGGGCACGTTTCACATTGGCAGCCTGGCAGCGCGCACCGGGTCCGTCCTGGTGGATGGCCTGGGCAGCATCCTCAACAAGACAGGCAATGCCCAGATGCACATTGGCAGCGCAGGCACGGGCAGCATGGTCGTCAGCAATGAGGGCCGGGTCAATGTCGTCGGCACCACGCATGTGGGGCTGGGCTCCAGCAGCGGTGCCACAGGCGTGGGCACCCTGACCGTCAATACGGCCGGTCGCTACGTCTCCTCCAGCACTTTCATCTTGGGTTATCGCGGCAATGGCACGCTGAATGTGGAATCCGCAGGGTATGTCAAGACCGGGAGCAGCTACATTGGTGGCTTCGGCCAGGATGCCAACCGGCGTGGCGGGACGGGAACAGTGAATGTGACGGGAGAGGGCAGCCGGTGGGAGGCGACCGTTCTCTATGTGGGCCATTCCGGCACCGGCACCATGAACATTGAGAACTCTGGCGTTGTGGCCAGCACCAGCACGGCAGCCATCGGCCATTTTAATGGCGGAGTCTCCTCTTCCGCTCCAGTGGGCACTGTTCCCACACCGCCCATCTATGGCACGGGAACGGTGAATATTCGCACCGGCGGTCTGTGGCAGAGCACGGCCAGCATCACCATCGGCGGCAACGGCGGCACAGGTACGATGAACCTTGCCAGCGCGGGCAGTGTCCTGGTCAATTCCGGCAATGGCACCATCACCCTGGGGGACCAAGGCAGCCTCAACATCGGCGCGGATCCGCTTCTGCCCGAAGCCTTTCCTGCCGCGCCGGGAATAGTGAATGCCGCCACCATCACCGGGGCCACGGACCGTGCGGTGACGCTGTTTCACACGGACATGACCGGTGCCTACCACCTCACTAAAACGGGTGCCGCTGCCGGGGCTCACGTTACTTTGGCTGGCAGCATGAAATTGAATGCCCTGGCCGGCACGACGACTCTCATTGGGGCAAATACCTTGACCGGTGGCAGCAGCATCGGCGGTTATACCGGCACTGAGGCCCGCCTCATTCTCAGTCATGCCACCGCGCTCGGCAGCGGGCCTGTGCTTGTCCAGAACAATGGCACGCTGGAGGTCGCTGCGGGCGTGGCCACCACCACCCTCAGCAGCCTCACCCTGCAAGGCGGCAGCGCCCTGGCTTTTGATGCCCATCCTGTCGGTGGAACGGACGCGCCAAAATTTGAGATCAGCACCATGCTGTCCCTTGTCACCAATCCTGAGGAAAAGATCACCATTTACCTAAACAATGCCGCTGCTATCACTGACCCGGAATTGTATGACTGGGCCTTCCTCAAGACCACCGGTGGCATCACCGGTTATGACCCGGACCTCTTCGAAGTGATCTCCGACGTGCCTGATTTCTATGTCTTTGAGCGCGACGGGTTTCTGGTTCTCGGCATGGCTGTCATACCAGAACCAGGGCGTGCCGTCCTCTTGCTTGGCGGCCTGATGGGTTTGGGGTCTCGTCGCCGCCGATGA